In a single window of the Pleurodeles waltl isolate 20211129_DDA chromosome 4_2, aPleWal1.hap1.20221129, whole genome shotgun sequence genome:
- the APOLD1 gene encoding apolipoprotein L domain-containing protein 1 isoform X1, with amino-acid sequence MRGSGPVRQKLGTRTSAAREACCMTPQGLPKMLLSLPLQSRDTEEYDEASTPLLPPEDAGPAASFLLDRRSRLRQHTSRLRRIAARIERLRRGTHAASVAGSCLGAAGATAAVVGLSLSPITLGASLLASAVGLAVAAAGGAANVASDLSAAVYSARELKRVRGIAQDSRQLVEEALLRLELLRREQGPASNSGAISLGDCTSFALLFGAHDFLVPEAPEAASKVGQAVLRAKTTRLAQTLEACTRALDAICHRLLTGDEEELRGHRRESLYGITGQDSMRVVSGLCGSHRRGWR; translated from the exons ATGCGCGGGAGTGGCCCGGTGCGCCAAAAGCTCGGCACCCGCACCTCAGCAGCACGTGAGGCTTGTTGCATGACCCCGCAAGGCTTGCCGAAGATGCTGCTCTCCCTCCCACTGCAATCAAG GGATACAGAAGAATATGACGAGGCCAGCACTCCCCTCCTTCCACCTGAGGACGCCGGCCCGGCTGCTTCGTTTCTCTTGGACCGCCGGAGCCGCCTGCGGCAGCATACCAGCCGCCTGCGACGCATTGCTGCGCGGATCGAGCGCCTGCGCAGAGGGACCCACGCAGCTAGTGTGGCAGGCAGCTGCCTCGGAGCTGCTGGAGCAACTGCTGCTGTGGTAGGCCTTTCCCTCAGCCCCATCACATTGGGAGCGTCTCTGCTGGCCTCGGCTGTGGGTCTGGCTGTCGCTGCAGCCGGTGGTGCTGCCAATGTTGCTTCGGACCTGTCTGCGGCCGTCTACAGTGCCCGTGAGCTGAAGCGTGTACGTGGCATTGCTCAAGATTCCCGCCAACTGGTGGAAGAGGCACTATTGCGATTGGAGCTGCTGAGGCGGGAACAAGGCCCAGCAAGTAACAGCGGGGCCATCTCACTTGGCGACTGCACCAGCTTCGCGCTGCTTTTTGGTGCTCATGACTTCCTGGTCCCTGAAGCCccagaagcagccagcaaggtcgGACAAGCAGTGCTGCGGGCCAAAACAACAAGACTAGCCCAAACGCTGGAGGCCTGCACGCGCGCCCTAGATGCCATCTGTCATCGACTGCTGACAGGTGATGAGGAGGAGCTACGTGGCCACCGGCGGGAATCCCTGTATGGCATCACTGGCCAGGACAGCATGCGGGTGGTTTCTGGACTTTGTGGGAGCCACCGGAGGGGTTGGCGATAA
- the APOLD1 gene encoding apolipoprotein L domain-containing protein 1 isoform X2 — MGAARDTEEYDEASTPLLPPEDAGPAASFLLDRRSRLRQHTSRLRRIAARIERLRRGTHAASVAGSCLGAAGATAAVVGLSLSPITLGASLLASAVGLAVAAAGGAANVASDLSAAVYSARELKRVRGIAQDSRQLVEEALLRLELLRREQGPASNSGAISLGDCTSFALLFGAHDFLVPEAPEAASKVGQAVLRAKTTRLAQTLEACTRALDAICHRLLTGDEEELRGHRRESLYGITGQDSMRVVSGLCGSHRRGWR, encoded by the exons ATGGGCGCTGCGAG GGATACAGAAGAATATGACGAGGCCAGCACTCCCCTCCTTCCACCTGAGGACGCCGGCCCGGCTGCTTCGTTTCTCTTGGACCGCCGGAGCCGCCTGCGGCAGCATACCAGCCGCCTGCGACGCATTGCTGCGCGGATCGAGCGCCTGCGCAGAGGGACCCACGCAGCTAGTGTGGCAGGCAGCTGCCTCGGAGCTGCTGGAGCAACTGCTGCTGTGGTAGGCCTTTCCCTCAGCCCCATCACATTGGGAGCGTCTCTGCTGGCCTCGGCTGTGGGTCTGGCTGTCGCTGCAGCCGGTGGTGCTGCCAATGTTGCTTCGGACCTGTCTGCGGCCGTCTACAGTGCCCGTGAGCTGAAGCGTGTACGTGGCATTGCTCAAGATTCCCGCCAACTGGTGGAAGAGGCACTATTGCGATTGGAGCTGCTGAGGCGGGAACAAGGCCCAGCAAGTAACAGCGGGGCCATCTCACTTGGCGACTGCACCAGCTTCGCGCTGCTTTTTGGTGCTCATGACTTCCTGGTCCCTGAAGCCccagaagcagccagcaaggtcgGACAAGCAGTGCTGCGGGCCAAAACAACAAGACTAGCCCAAACGCTGGAGGCCTGCACGCGCGCCCTAGATGCCATCTGTCATCGACTGCTGACAGGTGATGAGGAGGAGCTACGTGGCCACCGGCGGGAATCCCTGTATGGCATCACTGGCCAGGACAGCATGCGGGTGGTTTCTGGACTTTGTGGGAGCCACCGGAGGGGTTGGCGATAA